One region of Oncorhynchus mykiss isolate Arlee chromosome 8, USDA_OmykA_1.1, whole genome shotgun sequence genomic DNA includes:
- the LOC118965535 gene encoding ladderlectin-like: MTRLQETITMATLTLLLLLSAAFTLGDRMTLNIANDLVRFAADQRNPCPRGWFQFNSRCFMFVKTARTWPNAERHCQLLGEKLKPVYNTVKYLGANLASVHSYEEFQFLQAVVLVATGSFPLTWIGGFDAVQAKVEKDRLWFWSDGSKFDHESWAEGEPNNRNGAREPCIQINFGAENGWNDESCGKSYPSVCSIRTCLILQTVN; the protein is encoded by the exons GAGACTATCACCATGGCGACGTTGACCCTTCTACTGCTTCTCAGCGCTGCCTTTACACTGGGTGACAGAATGACTTTGAACATAGCAA ATGATTTGGTGAGATTTGCAGCAGACCAAAGAAACCCATGCCCCAGAGGCTGGTTCCAATTTAATTCACGCTGCTTCATGTTTGTCAAAACTGCAAGGACATGGCCCAATGCAGAG CGCCACTGTCAGTTACTTGGAGAAAAACTGAAGCCTGTGTACAACACTGTAAAGTACCTTGGCGCAAACCTGGCATCTGTGCACAGCTATGAAGAGTTCCAATTTCTACAGGCGGTGGTGTTGGTCGCGACTGGCAGTTTCCCTCTTACCTGGATTGGTGGATTTGATGCTGTTCAAGCAAAGGTGGAAAAG GACAGGCTATGGTTCTGGAGTGACGGCTCCAAATTTGATCACGAGAGCTGGGCTGAAGGGGAGCCGAATAACCGCAATGGTGCCAGAGAGCCATGTATTCAGATCAACTTTGGCG CTGAAAACGGCTGGAACGATGAATCATGTGGAAAGAGCTATCCCTCCGTG